The genomic DNA GCCAGGATCCGGGCGAGGTCGGCGGTGTGGTGCAGGCGCTCGGGGGTGGACCAGTCGGGCCGGTAGACGGCGTGCTTGACGGTGGGTCGGTGGAAGCCCTGGTAGGGGAAGCCGTTGAGGGTGACAACCTCCAGGCCCCGCGCGGCGAGTTCGCCGCGCAGCCGTCCGGTCGCGCGCGGGTCGGCGGCCAGCAGGGCGGCGACGGGCCGGGCGAGCCACAGGCCGACGCCGAGGACCGGCTCGTCGAGGAGTTCGCGGACGGGCACCGCGTACGTGTCGAGCTGGTGGAGGATGCCGGCGAGGTCCTCGGCCGGGTGCACGTTGGTGCAGTAGCCGAGGTGGACCACGTCGCCGCCGCGGTGGTGCAGGCGCATCAGCTGCCTCCCCTGCGCACGGAGTTGCCGGCGAACGACTCCTCCGCCCGGGCCGCGGCATCGGGCCCGAGGTCGAGGCGGCCGCTCTGCCCGTAGAACTCGACGGGGTTGCGCCACAGCACCTGGTCCACGTCGTCGTCGGTGAAGCCTGCGGCGAGCATGGCGAGCGCGGTGTCCCGGGTGAGCAGCGGGTCGCTGTGGCCCCAGTCGGCGGCGGAGTTGACGAGGATCCGGGCGGTGCCGTGCTCCTGGAGGATGCGGACCATCCGCTCGGGGGTCATCTTGGTGTCGGGGTAGATCGAGAAGCCCATCCAGCAGCCGGTGGCGGCGACCATCGGCGCGGTGACCTCATTGAGGTGGTCGACGGCGACCGTGCCGGGATCGATGCCGTCGGCGCGGACGATGTCCAGGGTGCGGGCGGTGCCCGCGGCCTTGTCCCGGTGCGGGGTGTGGACCAGGGCGGGCAGGCCGTGCTCGCGGGCGAGGGCGAGCTGGACGGTGAAGGCGTGCTCCTCGGCCGCCGTCATGGCGTCGAAACCGATCTCACCGACGGCGACGACGCCGTCCTTGGCGAGGTAGCGCGGCAGGTCGTCGAGGACCGGTGCGCAGCGGGGGTCGTTCGCCTCCTTCGGGTTGAGGGCGATCGCGCAGTGGTGCCGGATGCCGTACTGGGCGGCGCGGTACGGCTCCCAGCCGAGGAGGGCGTCGAAGTAGTCGTGGAAGCTGCCGGGCGAGGTGCGCGGCTGGCCGAGCCAGAACGCGGGCTCGACGACGGCGCGCACCCCCGCGTCGCGCATCGCCCGGTAGTCGTCGGTGGTGCGGGAGGTCATGTGGATGTGGGGGTCAAGGATGCGCATGGCCGTCTCCCGTGCGGTGGTCGAGGTGGAGCTGGAGGTCGTGCGGGACGGGGCGCTGGGCGGCTGTGCGCTCGGTGGCGAACGCGGCGTACATGCGCACCAGTTCGGCGTCGGTGCGGCGGGCGAGGCCGGCGACGGCGTCCAGCGGGATGCCCATGAAGACGCACTTGAGGACGGCCTGTCGCCACGCGTCCTGGTCGAGGTGCCGGGCGCCGTACGGGCCGACGGCGGCCGTGACCAGCCGGACGTCATTGGTGCGCAGCGCGTCGGCGACCAGCGGGAGGGCGGCGCCGCCGACCAGGCCGCCCTGGTCGAGCAGGGGCAGGGCGCGCAGCACCGCGAGGCGTTCGGCGGTGTCGCCGTGCCGGTAGAGCTCGCCGAGGACCGCCGGTACGTCGGTGGTGAGCGCCTGCAGGAGCTGGGCGCGCACGACGTCGCCGCCGGTACCGGTACGACGGGCCGCCTGCGGGAACAAGGTGGTGATGGTGCCGGGGTCGGCGCGGACCTGCCGGATCGCCTCGACGGTCCAGGGATGGGCGGACGCGGTCCGCAGCGCGTCGAGCGAGCGCCGGGCGCTGTCGGGTCCGCTGTGCGAGTGGCGGGGCAGTTCGACCGAGACCAGGCCCTGGTAGCCGTGGTCGGCGAGCGCGGCCAGGACGGGCGGGAAGTCGATGTCGCCGTCGCCGAATTCGAGGTGCTCGTGGACGCCGCGCCGCATGTCCTCGATCTGGACGTGGACCAGCCAGGGGGCGGCGCGTTTCACGCAGCCCGCCGGGTCGGCGTCCTCGACGCACTCGCAGTGCCCGATGTCGAGGGTCAGGCCGAAGGCGTACGGGGCGCCGAGGGCGTCGCGCAGGCGCTCCCAGCCGTCCAGGTCGGCGACCAGCATCCCCGGTTCGGGTTCGAAGCCGAGTCGTACGCCCACGCGTTGGGCGCTGTCCACCAGGTGCGCGCAGCCGTCGATGAGGAGTTGGTGGGCGTGGTCGGGGTCGGTGCCGGGCCGGGGGGTGCCGCTCCAGAAGGAGAGCGCTTCGGCTTCGAGGTCGGCGGCGATCCTGATGCCCCGCTGCAGGAGGTCGGTCCGGCGCGCACGGCTCGCCGGGTCGGTGTCGAGGAGGGTGGGGCCGTGCTTGCGCCAGGGGTCGAGCAGGTAGCGGGCGCCGGTCTCGACGACGACGGCGAGGCCCAGGGCGGTGAGCCTGCGGCGCAGCGCGGCGAGGCGCCGGGTCAGGCCGGGAGCGTACGGGTCGAGGTGCTGGTGGTCGAGGGTGAGGGCGACGCCGGTGTAGCCGAGGCCCGCGATCACCTCCAGGGCCTCGTCGAGGCGGTGGTCGGCGAGGCCGTTGGTGCCGTAGCCGAAGCGCAGTGCGGTCATGTCGGGGACACCTTCCGGGAC from Kitasatospora terrestris includes the following:
- a CDS encoding TatD family hydrolase translates to MRILDPHIHMTSRTTDDYRAMRDAGVRAVVEPAFWLGQPRTSPGSFHDYFDALLGWEPYRAAQYGIRHHCAIALNPKEANDPRCAPVLDDLPRYLAKDGVVAVGEIGFDAMTAAEEHAFTVQLALAREHGLPALVHTPHRDKAAGTARTLDIVRADGIDPGTVAVDHLNEVTAPMVAATGCWMGFSIYPDTKMTPERMVRILQEHGTARILVNSAADWGHSDPLLTRDTALAMLAAGFTDDDVDQVLWRNPVEFYGQSGRLDLGPDAAARAEESFAGNSVRRGGS
- a CDS encoding EboA domain-containing protein, whose protein sequence is MTALRFGYGTNGLADHRLDEALEVIAGLGYTGVALTLDHQHLDPYAPGLTRRLAALRRRLTALGLAVVVETGARYLLDPWRKHGPTLLDTDPASRARRTDLLQRGIRIAADLEAEALSFWSGTPRPGTDPDHAHQLLIDGCAHLVDSAQRVGVRLGFEPEPGMLVADLDGWERLRDALGAPYAFGLTLDIGHCECVEDADPAGCVKRAAPWLVHVQIEDMRRGVHEHLEFGDGDIDFPPVLAALADHGYQGLVSVELPRHSHSGPDSARRSLDALRTASAHPWTVEAIRQVRADPGTITTLFPQAARRTGTGGDVVRAQLLQALTTDVPAVLGELYRHGDTAERLAVLRALPLLDQGGLVGGAALPLVADALRTNDVRLVTAAVGPYGARHLDQDAWRQAVLKCVFMGIPLDAVAGLARRTDAELVRMYAAFATERTAAQRPVPHDLQLHLDHRTGDGHAHP